In Kaistella sp. 97-N-M2, the sequence ACCGCGATGCGCGAAACGTACGCACACCTGGGTGAAAATGACCGGCAGGCGATGTTCCCGGTACGGAAGAGCATTGAAGTGGGAAGAAAGAACCGGAATTTCAGACATCTGGTGTACGCCTACGAAGACGCGATTTATTTTTCACCCGACAGGCAAGTAAAACTCAAATATTCGGACAGTGCTGTGCAGGCAGCATACAGAACGAAGGATGAAGCCCTAATCAGCAAGGCCTTGCTGGGAAGAGGTATTGTGTGGTATTTTAATTATCGGCAGTACGGAAGAGCACTGCACAATTATCTGGAGGCGGATACGCACGCGCAGAAAAGCCGGGATAAATATCTGATCTATAAAGTAAAATATCATATTGGAGCTGTAAAAAGTTTTTTGGGCTACCACCGTGAGGCACTGGAAAATTTTCGGGCATGCAACCAATTTTTCGCGGCGGAGCTGAAATCTGCGCAACATCCCACTTTCATCTACAACAATACAAAAGGGTATCTGAACAGCCTTCATCAGATGTGCATCAGCCACCGTCAGCTTGGGGAACTTGACAAGGTGGACAGCCTGCTCGAACGCACCGCCCCGTACCGGGATCAACCCGATTTCGCGCAGGAGAACGGTTATTTTCTGAAAGAACAAGGTATTCTTTCTTTTCACCGCGGGGATTTCCGCGCCTCCCTGAGGGCTCTGCTTCCGGCTGCCGCCATCATTAAAAGTAAAAAAGATGAAGGTGTGCTGGCAGTGACTTACTATTATATCGGCACAGCCTACCTGAAACAGCAGCAACGGGGAAGAGGCATACCCTATATGGAGAAGGTCGATTCCCTTTTCAGGAGAAACGGTGTTATGTTTCCAGAAGTGCGTGCAGCCTATGAATTTCTGCTTAAGGATGCGGAGACCACCGGGAAACCGGATAAAACGGCCCGACACACGGCTCAGTTGCTGAAAGCCGACAGCATTTTTCAGGTAGACCTGCCGTATCTGTCGTCACGTATTTACCGGGAATATGACACAAAGACGCTGCGGAGTGAAAAGGAAGAGCTGCAGAAGGCTAGGGCTGCTGACAACGGATTTATAATTTTCTCGCTCGCCCTCAGCGGAGCGCTGCTTGTATTTCTGCTGAACGCCTATATCAGACAGCGCATTATTGTGCAAAATTACCAAAAGCTCCAGCAGCGGCTTCAGCAAGAGGCAGCAGCGGCATTGACTGTAACGGAGCAGCCTGATCCCGGTCGCAGGATGGAATACAGTCCTGAAATTGTGCAGAAAATACTGATAAAACTCGAAAAGTTTGAAAAAGAGGCCGGTTTCACCTCCCCTAAAATTACCCTGCTGAGTCTCGCGGCAAAATTAGGCACGAACAAAAACCATTTGTCCTATGTAATTAACGAGTACAGGAACATGCACTTCAGCACCTACCTTACAACACTTCGGATCAATTATATCACGCACCTGATGAATACTGACCCGAAGTACCTTAAGTTTCATAACGAAAGTCTCGCAGAGGAATGCGGTATCCGGTCACGGCAGCATTTTTCGAGGATGTTTCATGAGATTAACGGTATTAAACCATCTGACTTTATCCGTGAGAAAAAGAAAGAACTAAATATTAACTGAAATCGAAGCTGATTCTACCAAAAAATGCCTATGAATTCAAAAATACTTCTTGAACAGACCGCCGAATTATGGAATGAACTGCAATATAAAATCAGGTCTTTAAACAGGACAGATCATAATGACCTTGTGCAGGCACAGTATGGGCTGGCGGAAACGGATGAGGTGATCCGAAAGCTGAAGTCGTGGGTTCTTGAACACCGCTTTGACTGCTGGGAAAGTGAGATTTTGTTCTTTAGAGAGCTCAAGCCTAAGTTCATCGCGCGGTTTATTTATTATTCCCGGATTGTATCGCTGCTGTCGTCTCTTCCCATGTCTGGGTCTAAGTATAAAAAGAAAATGTATGAGGCCGAATTCGAAACTTTGCAGCAGTTCTCGCGCGAAAACAGTGCTTTTATCAGTTATTACCGGCGGAAAGCGTCTTATCTAGATCTAAAATATTTTGTTCGTTTCAGGTATGACCTTGATGTAAAACTCGCAACGGATATTCACAGCTACGACGACAGGTTTTCGACCTCGCATGATCACCTGATCGCTCATATCCTCGCCAATGATGACTACGAAGCCTTTCTTAAACAACAGATCCGGAATCTTGAGCTTGCTTCAGAGGGTGAACGGGCAAAGGTCAGCGGCCTGCAGTGGACCGCGTCCAAAGCTGCTCTTACTGAACTTGTGTATGCGCTGCACCATACCCGCTGTTTTAACGGAGGTTCCGCAACACTGGCTGAAACGGTGAAGTTTTTTGAGGAACACTTTTCCGTTAATCTGGGGAATTACCATAACACCATGGGAGAAATAAAAAACCGAAAAATAGACCGAACTAAATTTCTTCATCAACTCAGCGAAAATCTCAAAGATTACCTGGACGCTGCGGACGAGATGCGGTAGACCATTCCATTGTGTGGTCGGAAAACGGCTTTTGGGCAGGAAATTGGAGTGAAGCGTTAAAGGTGCGCTACAGCAAATTTTTGCAGGTTTTTGAATGTGCAGGTGGAGTATTTTGATGGTATAGACGGTTGGTGAGCAATTCTTAGGAAGACTTTTTTAATGCGATGTTGGAAACTTTTTGGAAGGAAATGAAGACGGGAGTAAAGCTGGCGTAGAAAAGTTCAAATTATTTATAACGTCCGCTGCAAAAAATAAATAAAACTGATTTGACATTGTAGTATTCGATATACCAATTCGCTAAAATAAAAAAGAAATTCCTTAAGGACATTAATATCGATGTGAAATTTGCGAACGGAATATAAAGTAAATCTAATTTTTGCGGGACCGTAACGGGGAATACCGTTAAACGAAATTTTTTAGGTATTATCTGCTTAAAAATAAAGTAAAATCTATATAGGTAATTTTCTGGTTTAAACCGTTCATTATTAAGGTGTTTTCACGCGTATATTTTTCTGGGCCTTTGGTAATTTTGTGGTAACACAAAAACCTAGGTGATGAAAACACAAATACTATTTTTTAAAAAATACGTGTTGATAATTTGTTTTACTCTTATATCCACGTGTTATTTCGGACAGACACTGGTTGGATATCCCTTTGGCAAATAATCTGAATGCCAATCAAGGTCCTATAGATATCACCAATCCAAGTGTAAGATATTATGATCCACCGAATGTTGTAGCACCAATTTTTTTTCTTAACCATTTATTGTTTCAGAACAATTTAGATGAAGTCCGATTTTCTTTTAATGCTCCTTCAACCTATAGTGATGGTATTATATTTCAACTTCACATCGGAATAGGCGGATTAGGTTTTGGTTCTGTAAGCGGGAATATAAAAGTCTATATGCAGGTTGACAGTCTTCCGGAAGCCCTCATTGGAGAAAAAAATCTAAATGCATCGGTTTTTATTGCGGGAGGTGATGCGGATGATTTTTCAATTGCTCTTACAGGTTTAACTGTAAATTCCCTCGTTAAAATAAGAGTTGTTGGAGCGAGCAGCACAGGCGGTGCTACAATTAATTTTTTTGGAGTCAATGATCTAAAATTAGTTAAGGATGTAACCTCTATTTCCGTTAGAGGTACCAAGGTTCCACAACCTCCATTGATTAACCATAATGATCCTGCATCGGTAATTAATGATACTGATTTTGGCAGTGTTCTGACTAGTGACATCCCGGTGGATAAAACATATCGCATAACAAATACAGGCTCGCGGACGTTGAAAATAAGTTCACTTCAACTGATCCCAAACGATGTCGGATTCAGTATAATAGGAACTGTTCCAAATACCATTTCTGTAGGCCAAAACGCAACCTTTACGGTACGCTTTGTTCCCGCAGATCAGGGTATAGCAACATCAGAAATTGTTATTGCAGCGAACATTACACCTAATAATCCGTTCCGTTTTGAAGTTAAAGGCAATGGAAAAAGCTGCAACCTTGAACCTGTTCCCATATTAGTTCAAAATTTTGAAACATCGGGATCAAATCTCAGTGCTGTTTTGATTAGTGGAATCCCTGGTTCAACAGGTAATACATCTAATTCTCCTAACCCCATTATACAAGGAGTTAGTGGTCTTTATCCGTCTTCTACCAATTTATTTGCGGCAGGATCGTCTACCAGATCATTATTTGTAAGGGGTCATGGTACAGACGAAAGTGGCGTAACGGGAACAAATGACGTCACTTTAGAATTTGGACCGATTGATATCACCGGACAACAGGAAGTAAGTGTGAATTTTGAAGTCGCTGCTTTTTCGAGTTCGAATGTGGGGTCAAGTGGCAATACTACTGGATCAGGTGTAAATGGATATGACTACGTTCTGTTGCAGGTATTGAAAAAAGATGGTATAACTTGGTCTGATGAAATTAAATTGTACGGATCCGGTTCAAATGCTTCCAATGAATGGGCTGACAGATCTTATAAATATGGCCTTGGCGGAACCTTAATTCCCGAAAGTTCTTTTGATGGAGTGTTGGTAACCATCAACAATACAGGCACGATGAAATACGGTAAATTTAAACTTAATATTCCAACTTCAGAACTTACTAATAACTTTAAATTTCGAATCGTGGCAAGGACCGGAAGGTCTCGTGATAAAGTTAATACAGGCAAGCAATTTAACCGAAATTTATGGCTCATCGACAACGTTCACGTTGATGCCGGAAACGCCAAATCCAAGACGTGGACCGGCGCGGCCTGGACAGGAGACGATACAAGCCGGCCGACGTCGCGCGAGAAAGCAGTATTTGCAGGAAATTATAATTTTGCAGGAAGCCAGGCGTCAGATTTGTCAGTATGTGAATGTGAAGTTAACAATGGCGTTAATCTTACCATTCCCGCGGGCAGAATGCTCAGTGTGCGTAATAAAATCATCAACGCAGGAGCGGCGGACAACTTTATTGTAGAAAGCGACGGTAACCTGCTGCAGGAAGAAAACAGTATTGTGAACGCGAATAATATTACGTCGAAAAGGCTTATAAAAATTGGCAGTGCGCGCAACCAGTACAATTATTTGGGAACACCGGTCGATTTCCAGACGGGAGAATCGTTCCAAACCATCTTCCCCGGCTCCAGCACAACGGTCCTTTATCATAATCAGGCGACAAATTATTTCTCAACTTCCTCCGGCGTGAATATTCCGGGACGTGGTTTGGCGGTAAAAGAGCCCACCATTTCTGCTGCCATTCCGGCAACCGCTACCAATACAACGGGAATATTCAAAGGTGTGCCGCAAAACGGAGCGATCACGATTGCGGTGGCGAATAAAGATACGGGCGTTAATACCTATGGATATAATTTGATAGGAAATCCTTATCCGTCCAATATCGATCTTCTGAAATTGTATGATCTTAATGGCGGCAGAACAGGTTCGTCTCAGATTGAATCGCCGAATATCAGTGCGACATTTTACTTCTGGGACAATACGGGAAACACGCAGATGACCCAGCAGGGAAGCGGGTACGGCGGTCAGGCCTATGCGATATTCAACGTTTTGTCCGGTGTAAACGGAACCGGAACAAAATCGATGCTCGGTTCGAAAGTGCCGACCAATATCGTGAAAGTAGGGCAGGGCTTTATGACAAGATCTCTGATCGCCGCGTATAATTTCAAATTCAATAACAGCATCAGAACAAATTCTACGTCCGTGGTTGATTTTCTAGGCCAAAGACAAGCGGGAATACAAGATGACCGGTACTGGCTTCAAATGACCGCACCGTCGGGAATTACATCGACGATCGCGATTGTTTATTACGCGGGCGGCAACAATTTGTTCGGCGCGGAAGATTCCCGCAGCCTGGGCGGGTCCGATGCCCTTTACAGCCGCGTGGAAAGTGAAAAAGTTGCCATCGACGGAAGAAGCGCTTTTGTGAAGACGGATGAAGTACCGTTGGGAACGCAGCATTATGCAGAGGGCAACTATACGCTCAGCCTGGATGCGGCGGAAGGCCGCTTCGCGAACGGGCAAAACATTTATCTGAAGGACGTTCGGACGGGCATTATTACGAACTTAAGTGCCGGATCGTACACTTTTGCCGCAAGTGCGGGCGCCAGTACGGGCAGGTTTGAAATCATCTACGAGCCCGAGGCAGTTTTAGCCACGGATTCGGCCGTGAAGGACGATGTTCTGGTTTACCGCAAAGGCGGTGATTTCGTTGTAAAAGCCGCCTCGAAAGCAATAACTACGCTGGAAATGTACGATGCGGTGGGACGTTTGCTATACAAAGCGCGGCCAAACACCACCGAGGTCACCGTTCCGGCGGAACGATTCCCGGGTGGTGTTTATATCCTGCGAATTGACCAGCACGGTTTGCTGACGATGAAAAAGGTGATGAAATAAAAACATTGCATGCTGGTGTCTTTAATCTCAAATCTTTTCGGTTTGAGATTTTTTTTGTGAGCGCGCTGTGCCATTATGGACGGAATTAATTCTTAGGAATTTCAATTATTGCGAAAAATATTTTTCGTTAAAATAGGTATTGAGATAAAAATTGTTAATCAAAAAAGGTGTTTTCACCCTGAAAGTGAAGGTGTTCTTTCCCTAAATTTGGTAGTATTTTATAGTGATTGTACAGATTCTATAAAATACAAACCAACACAAAACACAAATTGATGAAAAATTTTTATTTACTCCCATTGCGGGTGTCATTGCTATTGTGCGTGCTTTTCAGTTCACCTCTGCTGCTTGGACAAACCAGAACTGAAGCGGCACAACTTAACAAAGTTTCAAACAGGATTGATATCAGAAGACTTAGCAATAGGACTTTGCAGACTCTCAAGTCCAAAGATTTAAACAAAGTACTTGTAACATCTGATAGTTTGCCGTTGGATGTAATGAAAAGTAAGAGAGAAGTTTTATCCAGAAGGAACGCCACCTCAAAAACGTTTGTAAATGAGGATGATAGCTTTACCTCTTTGATTGCTGCAGGCCCTATCCATTATCGGAATAATGGAAAGTGGGAAGATATTGTAACTTCCATCAAAAAAGAAAAGGCAGGTATTTACGGTTACAGTAACAAAGCCAATATAATGGAGTCCTACTATGGTGAAAATTCGAGAACGGGTATAAAATCTGTCATAAAAGAAGGCGAACTGACAGAGTTTCTAAATACTAGCATGTATTGGGAAAAAAATGGAGTTGCTATTAATAAAATTGCAAACTCAGGAGCGCCCGCGACCCTAAAAGCGGATGAACTTTATTACAAAAATATCTATGGAACGATTTCGGCAGAGTTTAAATCGCTTACGGGAAAAAGAAAACTCACTTATGTCATTCCCGATATTTTAGCACTCGGCAAAATTCCCGCAGAGGCAGAATATTTGGTCTTTTCGGAAGATATTCATTTACCACAAGGATGGAAGTACAAATTAAATGGCAATGTTCTTCTGCTTGAAGATACACAGGATGAACCTGTTTTTCTTTATCATGCGCCGGTTGTTTTTGAAGAATATCTGAGCAGTGAAAAATTTCAATTGACAAAAGATAAACCTGTTCATATTGAAGTTAAAGTCAAAGGAAATATAATTACTTATTTGCTCAAAATAAAACAAAGTTGGCTGAACGATGATTCGCGAATATTTCCTTTAGCTATTGATCCCTCCATTAGTGCGTATCCCAAAAATGAGGTTTATTCTTCGGGTCTATGTGATTCGAGCGGTGTCGGTTTTGATGACATTATCCAAATTGGATACTGGTATAATGATGAAATTGATGGGTATGTTCGTTTTGATCTCTCAGCGATTCCCGCTGGTTCTACCATTACTTCAACTACATCAAGATTGTGGAGATATAATGGTCAGGGCGTAATGAGTGGCAGTAGAAACTATATTCCCGGAAGCAGTAATCTAGATCCTCGTCATTGGTTGGCTTATCAAAATTCAGGAGTATTTGGCTATTATTATGAAGATATGTTTTATTCGTATACAGGAAATCTTTCTACTGCCAATTCTACAAACTTCAATACTAATAATCAGTTTAAAGATAACATATTTAGTGCTGCCGGTAGGACGAATGTGCAAAATGGATTAGCAGATGGGTATGTAAATATTTTATTTTATCCGACTGGAAATGCTTGGACTCCAATAAATGGCGCAGGCAATTATGGAGTTTTTTACGGTTACAGTGCTGCTACTAACAGAAAGCCATATCTTAATATAACTTATACTTCTGCATGTTCTACCATTACATCTGCATCGTCAGACAGATATATTAACGACGTAAAATTTTTAGGAACGTTAAATCCTGATACAGATCAAACTTCTGATTACACCTCCCCAGGTTATAAAGATTACAGAGCGGCAAGCGCGAAAGCAAAGCAGATACCAGGAGGAGGTATTAATGTTTTTATAAACACGACTGGTAGTGCTTCAGTCCGTCCAAGTTATATTAAGGCTTGGGTTGATTGGAATAAAGATGGCATTTATGATCCGGTTACTGAAAAAGTATTTGATTCGGGAAGTGTTTTGACGGTTTCAACCACCTTTGGCTACGTTGTGCCTTTGGGTACTCTTGCCGGAAATTATAATATAAGGCTACGAAATTATTACTACGACTATCAATATGATAATGATGGATATTATTTTGGACCTTGCGGTCCCCGAGCAAATGGAGAAACAGAAGATTACAGTTTCGATGTAATTCCAGATTGTGCGGCGAAAATTACTGGCGTAACAAATGGTCAACGGTGCGGTTCGGGTACAGTCACTTTATCTGCAACAAAATCTGCAACGGCCACAGGATTTGAGTGGTACAGTTCTGAATTTGGCGGGAGTGTTCTAGGTACTGGAAATACATATACCACAGTTGCTCTTTCTGAGGGCACTTATACTTATTATGTTAGTGCAACTAATGGGACTTGTATCTCTGGTAAAAGAACACCAGTAAAAGCCGTAGTTAGTCCTACACCAAATATCACATTTTCCACCTCTAATCCTGATATATGTGGTAATGTAGCTTCAATAATAGTTACATCTTCAGGTGATAAACAGGAGGTGGAGTTATTTACAGAGACTTTCGAAAGTGGTCTCGGAAAATTTACTTCAAATTCTTTAATCGATAATGGTACGACTGTTAACGCTGCAACAGTTTGGCAAAACAAGAGTAGCACATTTATTCCGACTGGAGCGGTTTGGTATCCGGCAATTAACTCCGGTTCTAACAAATTTGCTTTCGCGACTTCAGACGTATTGCCTGTTTCGCAGCCTGATTATTCAATCAATACTGCTTTAACATATTCGTCTGTGGTTATCAATACGACTGGATATCTAAATCTAAAATTATCCTTCGATGGATATTATTCATATTTTGGAACATCCGGCGAAGGATTATTCGTTGAGGTTTCTACAAATGGTACTACGTGGTTTACTGCACGAAATTTTAACTCAAATATTGGGATAGGAACTCGATTTGAAACCAAAGAAGTTGATTTATCTGCATACATTAATCAACCCAATCTGAGACTACGGTTCAGATACATGGCGGGTTGGGCTGATGGGGTTGCGATTGACAACATTAGACTGTATGGCGACAAGCCACTTGCAACCAATTTCACATGGTCAGGAGATACAGGTACTATTTACAACGCTGCCGATTGTGTTTCAGCAGTTCCATCCGGCGGAGCCGCTTCCGTTTGCGTCAAACCAAATAGTGCAGATTTAGAAGTAAAGGAAAACTGGAACGTTAACGCCACTGCGAATTTAAGTAATGGATGTTCCGCCACCGCAACTATAATAATTCCGAACAACAGCAAGATATGGAATACAACTGCCACAGACTGGTTAACAAATAATTGGAAGCCTAATAGCTCAGTTCCGATAGCGGACAAATGCGTCATCATCAAATCGCCCGTTAATATTTTATCTTCAACGAACGCGGTAGCCAAAAACCTTCGTATTGAGAGCACCGGCAAATTGAACATTGCGGCTAACGGATCTTTGACGGTTACGGATGGCATCATCAACCAGGCCACAGATGCAGATCTCGTTATCGCTTCAGATGGCAACCTGAAACAGGTTACCGACGTGCCGGCATCTCCCAACACGGGTTCGGCTACAGCCACACGAAATATAAAATTCCGAAATAACGCGAGGGCTGAGTACAATTATCTGATCTCGCCTGTGGTTGGACAAAGGCTGAAAACCATCTACCCAGGCATTTCGTATGTCCTGTATCATAATGAGGTCAATAATATGTTTGGCAACTCTTCCGGCGCCTATATTCCGGGCAGGGGCCTTGCCGTAAAAGAGGCTACCATGGCGGGTGTCAGCGCGAATAATGTGGATGCCACCTTTAAAGGTGCTCTTGCCAACGGTATTATCAATTTCCCAATGGCCTATACGGACGCTGCGCATGGATACAACCTCGTGGGAAATCCGTATCCTTCCAACATTAACCTGCAGACCTTTTATACGCTGAACAGCGGCAAAATATCGTCTACCATCTATTTTTGGGACAACGCTGCGAATAATGTGTACCAACAGCAGGGAAGCGGGTACAATGGCAGAGCTTATGCCGTGCTTAATGCTTCCAACGGAATGGGAAATGCTGCGGGTTATCTTCTCAGTCCTCAGGAAACTCTTAATACTAAGGTACCTAACGCAATTGCCAAAGTGGGGCAAGGCTTTATGGTAAGAGCACTTGGTGCGGGCACCAATCTGGTGTTTAACAATTCCATCCGCACGACGGACAGTACGGGCGCCAGTTTCTTTAGCAAACCGGCAGATTCTGCAACGAACCGATACTGGCTGCGTCTCATTACGCCAACCGGTTTGGTTAATACGATTGGTGTGGTTTATTACGAGGGCGGTTCCGCCAGTTTCGGAATGGACGATTCCGAAATGAATGTGGATGCATCCGACATGCTTTACAGTCTGGCAGACGATCGCCGCTTGCAGATCGAAGGACGCCCTGTTTTTGAAGATACCGAAAAAATTAATCTGGGCAGCCACCATTTTGCAGCGGGCAACTATACGTTAAGTCCGGGAGACAAAGAAGGCATTTTCGCAGGTTCCCAAAACATCTATCTAAAAGACAAGCAGACGGGCACCATTACCAATCTGAGTGAAGGCGATTATACGTTCGCAGCCAATGCAGGCGAAAGTACGGGCCGATTTGAAATTATTTATCAACCCGAAACTGTTTTAACAACCGATGCTGTTTCGAAAGAGAAGCTGGTCGTGTATCGCAACGCCGGAGATTTTGTGGTGGAGGCGAAAAATACAAAGATCACGGAAATAGAAGTATATGATACCAGTGGAAGGTTAGTGTATGCTGCTCAGCCGCACTCTGTACAAGCCCGTATAGACGCAGGTGCATTCAGCAACGGCATCTATATTCTACGCGTTAATCAGAATGGCGAGATCACCGCACGAAAAATTATTAAGTAAAATTCAGTGCTCTATAAAAGTCCCAATCTTTTCTGAAGGTTGGGGCTTTTCTGTCTATAATGATAAAGGATTGAGTGTTGGGTATAATTACGACGTTTTACTTATGTATCAGATAGTAAGCGATTTTTATTATTTCGGTATTCATAACTTAAAATGTATTTTATTATTCTTTATTAAAGTTCTTATTATTATTAACAATGTATAATTAATGCTTTTGTTTATTAAATTTCGCAACACGAAGAAGTGATATGTATTAAATATCATATTTTTTGAGATTTTTAACAAAAATATTACTAATTTTGTGCACGCTAAAAAAAATGTAAGATTTGTTTTTACTTTAGCGCTAAACACAAATGACATTCCGATAATGAGAAAAAAAACGCTTATTCCGCATGAATTGCACATAAAAGGGATTGTCCATCCTATTACACTTATACTTCTTATCGTTAATATGCTCTGCACCAAAGTGTGTCGGGAATATGCTCTGCACCAAAGTGTGTCGGGCTTTTTTCATGTCTGTTCAATATTTAAAATAAGGCGTGAAATTTCAAAATAGTGCACTTAGCAACGCTCATACTTCCATTTTAAATATTTCGAATCTTTCAACTCAAATTGAATTATAAGCCGACAAAAACTGCGTCTTTGATTTTAAAAAATAAACACAACATATGAAAAAAATTGACCTATTGATAAAAAAAGGTATAGATTTTCTGAAAAATTCAGCTACTGTACTTTTTGAAATTCCAAAAAAGACGAATAAAAATATTTTCTTAGCATTCGTATTATTAATTGCTTTTAATACGTCTGTATACTCACAGTGTAGTTATACAGCGTTGACAAATCCAAATCCTAAGGTTGGAGAGGACTATACTTTCTGTATTGATAATGTTAATACTATTGCAACACCCGCTGTCCACGCAGGTCAATATGTAGTTGTTAATGTCGTCCAAGGGTTTAATTATACATTTTCAGTGGGTGATATTTTTACTTCTCAGGAAAACTTAACACTCTTTAATGCAGAGAACAATTCAAATAATGGTCTTGGCACTACAAGCTACAACAGTGGAAATATCGGTGCTTATATTAATTGGACATCAACTTTTTCTGGAAAGGTAAAAATACAGCTTTCCCGCGCAAGTTGTGATAATACTATAAATGATCGAAATGGTAGTTTGACCCTTAAATTAAATAATATAGGGAATAAAAAGGATGACCAAACTCTAACCAATACAGATAAGTGGATAGGACATGTTTACAATTTAAGTTCTGGTACCGGGATTCCTCCTGGCGGAAATTCATCGGAAACACCAACGGCAAGTGATCCATTTGTAAACTCAAATTATGTTGGCTATTATTCTACTGCTAACGAAGAAATTAATGAAGGTTTTGGTGGAGATAATGCGTGTTTTTTAGTGACTTCTGCTGCGACTACAATCTACACTGAAAAATTTGCAGTTCGCTACCGGATGAATTCGAAAAGACCTGCAGGTTATTATTTCATAAATGTAACAGGCGATGATGGTGTGAGAGCTTATGTTGACGGTGTTTTGGTTGTTAATGAATGGAGAGAACAGGGCGCCACGTCTTACTGTGATAATTTAATATACTTGAACGGCAATAGCAACTTAATCCTCGACTATTACGAAAACGGTGGGCAAAATGTGGTTAAATTTACCTTGAAACCATTTGTTGAAAATAATAATCCTAATATAATTACAGGTTCAACTTCTTATAATTTATGTTCAGGGAGTTCGCCTGGGACCTTAAGTGCAAATCCGTATACACCGTCCTGTGGCGCAAACCCATCGAGACCAAACGTTGGATATCAATGGCAAACATCTTCTGATAATGTTTTATGGACCGACATAAATTCAGCGGGGAATTTACAGAACTATGACGTGCCAGCACTCAGTCCGCTCACAAATACCGTTCGTTATTACAGAAGACTTGTGAAATCAAGAGGTTCAAATGATGCTACCGGGGGTGTAGTAAGTAATATAATCACAGTAAATACAAACGCGGCCACTGTTGGAGGTGCTGTGAACGGTGGTACAACCATTTGTTCCGGAGTTTCCAGTGGAGTATTGACGTTATCTGGTCAAACGGGAAATGTAGTGAGATGGGAAAGCGCCCCAAATGCTTCAGGTCCATGGTCGCCAATCCCTAATACCAATTCCACATACATCTCTGGTCCTCTAACGCAGACTACTCTTTTTAGAGCCGTGGTACAAAATGGTGCTTGTGCGGTGGCAACTTCGTCATCCACAACTGTAACTGTTAATCCCGCTCCTTTGTTAACTACACAGCCAACGGCGCTAACCATTTGCGAAAATACTTCTGGTAGCTTTTCCGTAGTAACTTCGGCGACAAATCCAACTTATCAATGGCA encodes:
- a CDS encoding AraC family transcriptional regulator, with protein sequence MQYTAMRETYAHLGENDRQAMFPVRKSIEVGRKNRNFRHLVYAYEDAIYFSPDRQVKLKYSDSAVQAAYRTKDEALISKALLGRGIVWYFNYRQYGRALHNYLEADTHAQKSRDKYLIYKVKYHIGAVKSFLGYHREALENFRACNQFFAAELKSAQHPTFIYNNTKGYLNSLHQMCISHRQLGELDKVDSLLERTAPYRDQPDFAQENGYFLKEQGILSFHRGDFRASLRALLPAAAIIKSKKDEGVLAVTYYYIGTAYLKQQQRGRGIPYMEKVDSLFRRNGVMFPEVRAAYEFLLKDAETTGKPDKTARHTAQLLKADSIFQVDLPYLSSRIYREYDTKTLRSEKEELQKARAADNGFIIFSLALSGALLVFLLNAYIRQRIIVQNYQKLQQRLQQEAAAALTVTEQPDPGRRMEYSPEIVQKILIKLEKFEKEAGFTSPKITLLSLAAKLGTNKNHLSYVINEYRNMHFSTYLTTLRINYITHLMNTDPKYLKFHNESLAEECGIRSRQHFSRMFHEINGIKPSDFIREKKKELNIN
- a CDS encoding RteC domain-containing protein is translated as MNSKILLEQTAELWNELQYKIRSLNRTDHNDLVQAQYGLAETDEVIRKLKSWVLEHRFDCWESEILFFRELKPKFIARFIYYSRIVSLLSSLPMSGSKYKKKMYEAEFETLQQFSRENSAFISYYRRKASYLDLKYFVRFRYDLDVKLATDIHSYDDRFSTSHDHLIAHILANDDYEAFLKQQIRNLELASEGERAKVSGLQWTASKAALTELVYALHHTRCFNGGSATLAETVKFFEEHFSVNLGNYHNTMGEIKNRKIDRTKFLHQLSENLKDYLDAADEMR
- a CDS encoding DUF1573 domain-containing protein, whose protein sequence is MANNLNANQGPIDITNPSVRYYDPPNVVAPIFFLNHLLFQNNLDEVRFSFNAPSTYSDGIIFQLHIGIGGLGFGSVSGNIKVYMQVDSLPEALIGEKNLNASVFIAGGDADDFSIALTGLTVNSLVKIRVVGASSTGGATINFFGVNDLKLVKDVTSISVRGTKVPQPPLINHNDPASVINDTDFGSVLTSDIPVDKTYRITNTGSRTLKISSLQLIPNDVGFSIIGTVPNTISVGQNATFTVRFVPADQGIATSEIVIAANITPNNPFRFEVKGNGKSCNLEPVPILVQNFETSGSNLSAVLISGIPGSTGNTSNSPNPIIQGVSGLYPSSTNLFAAGSSTRSLFVRGHGTDESGVTGTNDVTLEFGPIDITGQQEVSVNFEVAAFSSSNVGSSGNTTGSGVNGYDYVLLQVLKKDGITWSDEIKLYGSGSNASNEWADRSYKYGLGGTLIPESSFDGVLVTINNTGTMKYGKFKLNIPTSELTNNFKFRIVARTGRSRDKVNTGKQFNRNLWLIDNVHVDAGNAKSKTWTGAAWTGDDTSRPTSREKAVFAGNYNFAGSQASDLSVCECEVNNGVNLTIPAGRMLSVRNKIINAGAADNFIVESDGNLLQEENSIVNANNITSKRLIKIGSARNQYNYLGTPVDFQTGESFQTIFPGSSTTVLYHNQATNYFSTSSGVNIPGRGLAVKEPTISAAIPATATNTTGIFKGVPQNGAITIAVANKDTGVNTYGYNLIGNPYPSNIDLLKLYDLNGGRTGSSQIESPNISATFYFWDNTGNTQMTQQGSGYGGQAYAIFNVLSGVNGTGTKSMLGSKVPTNIVKVGQGFMTRSLIAAYNFKFNNSIRTNSTSVVDFLGQRQAGIQDDRYWLQMTAPSGITSTIAIVYYAGGNNLFGAEDSRSLGGSDALYSRVESEKVAIDGRSAFVKTDEVPLGTQHYAEGNYTLSLDAAEGRFANGQNIYLKDVRTGIITNLSAGSYTFAASAGASTGRFEIIYEPEAVLATDSAVKDDVLVYRKGGDFVVKAASKAITTLEMYDAVGRLLYKARPNTTEVTVPAERFPGGVYILRIDQHGLLTMKKVMK